The Biomphalaria glabrata chromosome 1, xgBioGlab47.1, whole genome shotgun sequence sequence tgcaaatattaaaaaaaaaatatctatataaattattgaaactgtctcattataaaagttttaagtaaacgaagattatgcttattggctatacatcaatacattcAATTTAAGacacaatgtctgagtgttgagtaggcttggaacaagatggcaagtgtaacaactgatggagctcgatctttgactgagaaccataaacttgaaacaggaaagtttgcacaaagctgcatataatTTGATCATTTAATCATAATATAGAATAGCTATGAATCTTAATAGAGCTATAGGTAGTTAACCACGGATAGTTCTgaattatgaataaataatccaatgtatccGCTAGCTTAAAATGGGCAAAGCAAAGGAGAAGAACATAAAATCTCAAGcatgaaattgttatgttacttgaaggacattgactgtgactttgttaccaatatttctaatgaagagtggaagacaaaatttcatgtttgttataattaatattgcaattgattgtttacatatgaaatgtaaatgcatgttaaatcttttcaaacaaggctttcccatttctaaaggaaaaaaaaagttattgaaatgattaaaagtacaacacttattaagagaagccgattcagctccagaggacataactcaaagcaaagagaagttccagtcagcactaccacgggagttttatgggtgccagaagctgtatttccacacttaaaaaaaactttgctgctgttcacactatttgggtacacatacatcagttcttcttcttcgttctcattttacatgttgaagtgttcagatcagtaattctatatctgagatgaaccgcgtagtggtttccagatcaggcagttctccgaatagtctttggagagtcttgtcctttgatttagtatgcaccattgaaggacatggtcagcattctctggtgatgctccacaagagGAGGCTTCGCTTCGCTcctcccgacatttaacttccggaacataaattgtctcattcagtgagcaatcatttttttgtggaaactaaacaagtttaatcactggtcaatgttgactgactgtaatttgacagcagtcacacacAGGGGTAACAACTACTACGATAGTTTCACAGTTAagaaacattatgcacgagtgtaaaaagtaaaaaactgCACagtaagtacaactgtatatttgtggggatattgtgatagAAAAAGACTACagcaatttgtttaaaaaatcgtaatacagtgtatatatgaattaaaagacattctacacagcaagctttatctttctaagatatctatatctatctatctatctatatacatctatatttatatatatatatatatatatatatatatatatatatatatatatatatatatatatatgcggcccgctaataccaaactttttataatgcagccctcgaaacaaaaatgttgcccacccctggtgtaGTCCATGATCAAAATATCCTCACATGTTTCTTCCTTTGTTgtatgttgagtggtcaggcaagAAAATAATACACTGGTTAGTCtagtatgtagatctagccttACAATAGTTAAACAGGTCactatgacaatttttttttctttggttgctagatctaaatgaagATATATGTAGAACTATTTCTTTTATGTTATACATTAAGTCAAtacgatttttaaaaatgcaagtaacctatttttctattttctaaAGATTTCCATTCAAGCCCTTGAGAGTaaaaatgctacagaaaaattcTGGGTATCAGCTACCAGGAAAATAATTCAAATGACTTAGTGTGAAATGCATTTGAATTTAAAAGCAATCCAATGAGTTCATGAGATATATTAAGTTAGCCAAGTGTGGTACTGTGACATACTGCTAGACTggtttaaaaattgtaataaatgtaTACTTCAAAAGTGTTAGCGATTTAGTCTAAATGGCACCACTATCAATTCTCTaacaaatttagatctattttgcTTAGCATCTTGCTAATGTTTTAAAGACCATCACATTTCCAAAGCTCTCTGTCTGTTCTGAAACTATATTCTCAAGTTTATCTTAGGCAATGCCAAGTGTTATGCACATTGCTCTCAAGGTGATGTCCCAAAGTCCTTTTAGATTTTCAAAAGGATTaagttgcaataaaaaaaatggtacaaacTTTCCTTAcactaaataatgtttaaagtaAAATCATGCAAAGTTACAAATTAGTAAAGGCAAGAAACATAatttagactaagactaagactgctttattgatccttacggaaatttgttgtgattataaggactcgtttctcatataaagacaacacaacagaaaaatacacataaatacaacagacaacataaagagttcattcagcaactacacacaggtatcttggtgcatttcatgttccctgatcaatgagtggcggtgatagagtctgaccgagtgaggtacaaacgagtttttgtaccgctccgttcttgttttgattgacagcagtcgcccacttcacgaccacctggcgtagttctgatggagcgggtggccgttgtcttccaagattttttcgatttttcttaggcacgtttgttcaaaaagttgtGTATGGGTGTATTCTactcattaaaatttaaaaaaaaaatgattccttTATTTTCATACCTCGTTTTTGAGCTGCATCACGCCTAATAAGTCGCAGTTTTTTAAGTGCTAACATTGTTTCAATCAAGCGAGTAGCATCTTGAATTTCTTTTGAGACTTTACTTAATGTGCGATCAGCTGCTTCTTTTCTGGCCTTCCTCTAAACAAGAaagtttaaatttgatttaCAATCCAACATATAAATgagtaaataacattttaaaaagaatattttattatatctgatttctgaaaaaattattttaatttttttttgggggggttagggagggggggggggagggaatctTTTATGTTTTAACTATAGACAATAGCGCAAATTGATTCATTCTAATAGTATCTCCTCATAGCAAATACTCTAAAAGaccaaaaaaatgtgtaatgtGCTgcttaaaacaatgtttttagtttgtatAAGAAATGTACCATGTTTTCTTCTTTGATCTTTGCTTGAATCCTTTCCTGCCAGAGATCTATCTGCTTGTTCTTTTCCTCCCTTACTTTGGAGATATTCAATTGATGCTCTAAGtcatttattctttttcttGATTGTCTTTTCTGTAAACGAAAGAAACAATAATTCTGAAAAATGTGAGGTCTCTAATTGGACAAAAGCATctaaaaacaaatagtaaatAAATCCGTTTCTAaactggtaaaaaaaatgtttaaaacatgtttaactgataaattaaatctatttttgtatGTATTCATTTAATATCACATTGAATAAATTTaacacatagaaaaaaaatcacataaGAACAACtgataataaaaatagataaaatctCATTAGgggataaatttaaaaaatgatcttatGATTGTTCTTCATGTGTTATTTTGAGGAGaatatgatttttgtttttctgtctaCATTTGAGTGTTCAATGACTCTTTTGTATATGACACACTGACAACATATCATTACATAGAGTGTATTGGCTCACTAAATAGCATGAAAGGATACACTTAGATGCTAAAGCCAAAACAAAAAGGATATTTGTTGAGATCACCATTTCCAATgccaaagaaagaaaattagaGAAATCACTTActgaaagaaaaagtatttttttgttttagtcaatagtaattatattttttttttttttaatttctaaatatgaaacaatgattttaaaaaaaatcttaattacttttacagaaacaaaatttcaTGTCCTTAGTAACATTGTACATAAATTGTTAGTCActaaaaagaattaaattaCTTAAAATTGAACTCATCCATACAACTCAACATTTCAAACAAGACTtagtacataaatatatatggcAGCAACACAGGGGGATAAAACATTTTCTCTCCTACATCTTGACCTGTGTAAACTCAAATCAATAGACAGTAGAGATGGGAATCAATCTATAAGTTTGGGTCTGATAATGAGTATATTTCAGGTTTGGTTAAATTTAAAGTTCTAGTTCAGGATCAATTTGAATTTATGAAATGAATACTTTTTCCCTATAAATTATTACTTACCCTTTTTTTCTGGATTTGTTTTAAAGCTGTTTCATGCTGTTCAACTACTTCAACAGCAACTTTACAAGCAGAATAGTCTctctgaaaaatataaataagtttaaatacaatttattacatttgtttttttttcatttggtttACTACAGCAAAAATTGCATCCACAGAGaggtaaaaacaaatttgataaACCTCTAATAACAAAgaatcatgtaaaaaaaaaaaaggtatagaGAACTCAAACTCTCATGATGAGATTCCCCTCTAAACTGAATGAACTTaaaatgttcttaaaaaaataaaataaatgtgtgccTTCATCAGGATATAAACTTAACACCCTGGTTTAAAAACCATATACATGCTTTACCAATTGGCCATCATATATTATTACACAGAAAGATATTAGTTCTAATGTTATAAATCATTCTCATATGAATACAGagaaacatttataaaattatactTCATGAGATTGCTTTGACTCGTATATATAGTAATAATATTGAATTAATACCCCACTACAAAAATTTTTACTTAAAATAGTTAAATGTATTTGATATTAAGCAAAATAGCCAAACACAATAAAACTTTATATGATATGGTGTTCATCTTAGGAATaatttaagttattttaatatttattagtgatttacctttaatttttcaaagtcaCAAACACTCTTATCCCAGCTTGATCTATCAATAGATGAATAAGATTCACTCAAATATTGTACCTGAGTTGACATGCTCGTCAAAATTTGCATGAGTTCTCGCAGTTGATTCATCCAAGTCCATAatttattattctgtacaaagcacaaaatatgaatttaaaaaatatatttagatataattGAAGacttaatttatataaattacaatattgtacatttatttttaggttaataatAGCCTATTAATTGTAATTTGTAAGATACACGtaattaaaactattatttACTTCACCGCTTCTTTGATTATCACAAGTTCCTTTCTTGACTTTTGATTTATCTTTTAACCAATTTTCTAACAACTGTTGACCTATTTGCTTTGGTCCTTGCTCATGTCTAAAGACAGTCCCATTGTCTTTCTCTGATTGTAAAGGAATAGTTGCATTTGTAGCAGGTAAATTCATTCCAACAGGCCGAGGTACATTGTTGTTCAAACTTGGTGGCGGAACattaagatttataaaatttccATGGTCTGGATTCCTAGTATATTCAACTGGAGTGTGTTGTCTTGGTGGAAAAGCTTGATTGTTGGGGAAAAATGGAGGTATTGAACATTGAAAATTCGGTGGTGGTGGCGGGTGCGCAAGGTTGAAGGGAGGTGGGATGTTGGGAGAAAAATTAGGCCTACATTGCTGCTGTGAAAGAACATTAGGTATGTTTGGCCTTTGGTTAAAAAAATGAGGAGGGAAATTATTTTGCAGTtgtggaggaggaggaggaggaaaaTTAACATGCTGATCAGAGTTAAAATTACTGTTTGGATTTTCTGGTTTTTCAAAAGGCTGATAAGGAATTCTATGCATTTGTCTTCCGTTGTAGGACATGTTCAGTTTTTTAAGTCCAGTTTCAGCTTAAAGTTGTGACATGCCATCAGcctttaaacatttgttttgagaaaaaaaaaagaattaatacatttaattttataatttagttaagtctctctctatatatatttagttaatatagtatagtataaaatctataaatacattatatactACTCAAATacttctagaaaaaaaagtttgttgaaaGCGCTAGATTCTAAATCAGTTTTTCAATTTAAATTGTCTCAAATTCAAAATTACTGAGGGGAAAGGGCACATCTTACAAAGAAGGAAAAGCTTTTTCTACAAGAGTATACTACACTAATACAAGAGTCAAACAGTTTTGATGTCTAGTCTACATCTTGATTATTATATATCCTGAGATTCAATGTGGGTACATAGCATATAGATACAGGTTGTTAAAGGAGATGATTAGACCATTAgggaatgaaaacaaaacatctgtTGATGAGACTAAGGACCAATTCTATTGCACTGGGGATGGAAGAGAACTCAaaggtaaaacttcccatcgaaggacCCTTTTGAAGAATGTTACGCAAGTGGCAGCACCGCGCTGTCTATCGCTACGGTAATCAGGTCACAAGGTCACTACAGGCTAGACGGTGTTGGTAGTATcatgatagatctagtcatgcatgctctAACGACATGAAAACTCTGGATCTATATTATGTAATAATAAAGTATTATAAaaggctataaaaataaattttgagaATGAATaaggctttattttttttaatttgtttttttttgtttatgaggCTAAACAAATGTATGGTTTCCTAT is a genomic window containing:
- the LOC106059699 gene encoding programmed cell death protein 7-like, which translates into the protein MSYNGRQMHRIPYQPFEKPENPNSNFNSDQHVNFPPPPPPQLQNNFPPHFFNQRPNIPNVLSQQQCRPNFSPNIPPPFNLAHPPPPPNFQCSIPPFFPNNQAFPPRQHTPVEYTRNPDHGNFINLNVPPPSLNNNVPRPVGMNLPATNATIPLQSEKDNGTVFRHEQGPKQIGQQLLENWLKDKSKVKKGTCDNQRSGENNKLWTWMNQLRELMQILTSMSTQVQYLSESYSSIDRSSWDKSVCDFEKLKRDYSACKVAVEVVEQHETALKQIQKKRKRQSRKRINDLEHQLNISKVREEKNKQIDLWQERIQAKIKEENMRKARKEAADRTLSKVSKEIQDATRLIETMLALKKLRLIRRDAAQKRGDTELGESRQSFEDKISDMTRLVQAQLECYKEEEARLKEVIRSEQNEKQERERLLQATNKKLKEKEEEDELQSLLFGPKQDVSTTDPLYPFIKFYSQAEDNLQAFIQIRREWDLFIVADKTPASSVVPMSWVIPDAPSSLAWAQALK